The Croceibacterium sp. TMG7-5b_MA50 genome segment GGAACAGCCGGTCTTCGGTGATCTCGAAATAGTCGGCCGGTCCGCCACCACGGGTAATCGGGCGCGGGCGTGCTGTCTGGTACACGCCGTCTTCCAGCGTGGCCCGTTCGATATGGATGCCCACCGCCTCGCCAATCACGAGCCATTGATCGAGCTTGTCGCCGCTCCTGCCTTCCAGCTGGATGAGTTGCGTCAGCCGGCATTCGAAGTGGACGGGACTGCCCGCCACGCGGGCGGGTGACACCAGCGTGGACGGTAGCGCGGCCAGACCCGCCAGGTCGAACTCGTCGACCTCAGCCCCAACGCCGGCGGAGCTGACATTCATCGCCTCTGCCTGCGCCCGGGTGGCGAGGTTCCAGACAAATTCCCTGCTCGCCGCAATGTTGGCTACCGTGTCCTTCCAGCCTGATGACGAGAAGGCGATCAGCGGCGGGCGATAATTGATGAGGCTGAAGAAGCTGTAGGGCGCGAGATTGCGGATGCCATTCGGGCTGATCGTCGAGATCCAGCCGATCGGGCGCGGGGCAACGATCGCGTTCAGCGGATCATGCGGCAGCCGGTGCCCGTCGCTCGGCTCGTAGAAGTGGTAGTCGCTCATCACTGCACCTAGAGGGGACTGGTGGCGATGCTGCAAGCTCGCGGGGAGCAGGGCAAACCAGCCGGCGCCAGATGCCTCGCTTGTAAATACAGCCCGCCCTTGCTGACGGAATTTTTAGCCGGGTGTGAACAGCACCGGCTGACAAAGGCGAGGTTCAGGCGCCTGCGTTCAGTTCAGGTGCTCCTCCAGCTTCTCGCTCGCCGCCAGCCAGGTCTGCTCCGCCTCATCCAGTTCCTGGGATAGGGCGGCCCGGCGCCGACCCAGCTCGCTCATGGTCAGGCGTGCCAGATCCCTCGTCGCCGCGGCGGGATCGGCCATCGCCAGGTCGACCGCGGACAATTGGGCCTGAGCCCGCGCGATCATCGTTTCCGCTTCCGATACCTGCTTGCGGGCCTGCTTCTCCTCCTCGCGCGAGCGGGCGTTCGCCGGGCGGCGCTTCTTGCCCGGCCCATCGCCGGCGCCGGCCTTGGGCTGATTGCGGCCCAGGATGAAGTCGATGTAATCCTCCATGCTGCCGGGGTAGTCGGCGGCGGTGCCGCCATCGACCAGGACCAGGCGGTCCGCCGTCAGTTCGACCATGTGCCGGTCGTGGCTGATGAGGATGACCGCGCCGCTGTAATCGTTGAGCGCCTGCACCAGCGCCTCGCGCGTGTCGACGTCGAGGTGGTTGGTCGGCTCGTCCAGGATCAGCAGGTGCGGCGCCTCCCGCGTGATCAGCGCCAGCGCCAGCCGCGCACGCTCCCCACCGGAAAGCTTCGCCACCTGCTGCGTCGCGCGGTGACCCGAGAAGCCGAACCGGCCGAGCTGCGCCCGGACCGCGGCGGGACTCTTGCCGTCCATCGCGCGGGTCATGTGTTCCAGCGGGGTGGCATGGGAGGTCAGCTCCTCCACCTGGTACTGGGTGAAATAGCCGACCCGCATGCGCCCCGACGCCTGCATGGCACCGTCCATCGGCGTGAGCTGCGCCGCCAGCAGCCGCGCCAGCGTGGTCTTGCCGTTGCCGTTGCGGCCCAGCAGCGCCAGGCGGTCGTCCGGGTCGATGCGCAGGTTCACCCGCCGCAGGATCGGGGTCTCGTCATAGCCGACGGATGCGAGATCGAGCGTGATCAGCGGTGGTCGCAGCTCGTCCGGATTGGGGAAGGTGAAGCTGAGGCTGGGGTCTTCCATCATGGCCGTGATCGGCTGCATCTTCG includes the following:
- a CDS encoding flavin reductase family protein — encoded protein: MSDYHFYEPSDGHRLPHDPLNAIVAPRPIGWISTISPNGIRNLAPYSFFSLINYRPPLIAFSSSGWKDTVANIAASREFVWNLATRAQAEAMNVSSAGVGAEVDEFDLAGLAALPSTLVSPARVAGSPVHFECRLTQLIQLEGRSGDKLDQWLVIGEAVGIHIERATLEDGVYQTARPRPITRGGGPADYFEITEDRLFRMMRPD
- a CDS encoding ABC-F family ATP-binding cassette domain-containing protein, whose amino-acid sequence is MITINDITVRLGGHTILDRTSAAIAPGAHVGLIGRNGAGKSTLMKVLVGELDPDEGTIDTPRKIRLGYIAQEAPSGTRTPFEAVIAADLERTQLLEESEHCADPDRLGDIYDRLLAIDAYTAPARAARILLGLGFDEAMQARPLDTYSGGWKMRVALAALLFSAPDVLLLDEPSNHLDLEATLWLESFLKSYPGTLIVISHERDLLNNVVDTILHLQGGKATLYAGNYDSFEAQRAERAAQLASAKASQDAQRARLQDYIARNSARASTAKQAQSRATMLAKMQPITAMMEDPSLSFTFPNPDELRPPLITLDLASVGYDETPILRRVNLRIDPDDRLALLGRNGNGKTTLARLLAAQLTPMDGAMQASGRMRVGYFTQYQVEELTSHATPLEHMTRAMDGKSPAAVRAQLGRFGFSGHRATQQVAKLSGGERARLALALITREAPHLLILDEPTNHLDVDTREALVQALNDYSGAVILISHDRHMVELTADRLVLVDGGTAADYPGSMEDYIDFILGRNQPKAGAGDGPGKKRRPANARSREEEKQARKQVSEAETMIARAQAQLSAVDLAMADPAAATRDLARLTMSELGRRRAALSQELDEAEQTWLAASEKLEEHLN